In Legionella sp. PATHC035, a genomic segment contains:
- a CDS encoding efflux RND transporter periplasmic adaptor subunit, with amino-acid sequence MKIMNLNLKKLLWYSLVIIVFFVAILWFFSHKGIAVETAKVRYDHFVQYIEDDAKTRAIKIYTIVSPVSGELLRINLTEGDKVNQDEVIAIIKPKIPILLDVRTKQELEQELGTAEALYEQANAESIRAETALKTAESDLKRKQPLVKKGFVSETELEHTQLEYQLRQKEYNAALRKLHAAEHYILKVKASLSGTVDNEKNQQDKVEIHSPVTGSVLRVIEKSETTVEPGTKIMDIANVLGLEVVADILSEDAAKIPPDARVIIKRWGGSYPLEGRVRVVEPSGYTKISALGVEEQRVNVIIDIITPHKLWKSLGDGYKVDVEIILFESAHSLVVPMSALFRDEDHWAVFVVKKHRAYKQRVVLAHHNPDMAVIEKGLKAGEQVILYPSSLIHEGVLIKP; translated from the coding sequence ATGAAGATAATGAACCTGAATCTGAAAAAACTATTGTGGTATTCGCTGGTAATCATTGTATTTTTTGTTGCTATTCTGTGGTTCTTTTCTCATAAAGGTATTGCAGTTGAAACAGCTAAAGTAAGGTATGATCACTTTGTTCAGTACATTGAAGATGATGCGAAAACACGTGCTATAAAAATATATACAATTGTTTCCCCAGTATCTGGGGAACTATTACGCATTAATCTGACTGAGGGGGATAAAGTAAATCAAGATGAAGTGATTGCTATCATCAAACCCAAAATCCCAATCTTGCTTGATGTTCGGACCAAGCAAGAGTTAGAGCAAGAGTTAGGTACTGCTGAAGCTTTATATGAGCAGGCTAATGCAGAGTCGATTCGTGCTGAAACAGCACTGAAGACCGCTGAGTCTGATTTAAAAAGAAAGCAACCGTTGGTAAAAAAAGGGTTTGTTTCAGAAACAGAGTTAGAACATACCCAACTCGAATACCAATTAAGACAAAAAGAATACAATGCTGCATTACGTAAACTGCATGCAGCCGAGCATTATATTTTAAAAGTGAAAGCATCCCTCTCCGGTACAGTTGATAATGAAAAGAATCAGCAAGATAAGGTTGAAATTCACTCCCCTGTTACTGGTTCCGTTTTAAGAGTTATTGAAAAAAGTGAGACCACTGTTGAGCCTGGTACAAAAATTATGGATATCGCTAATGTACTCGGTCTTGAAGTCGTAGCGGATATATTAAGCGAAGATGCAGCAAAAATTCCTCCTGATGCACGAGTAATAATTAAACGGTGGGGCGGTTCTTACCCTCTGGAGGGTCGTGTGCGAGTCGTGGAGCCTAGTGGCTATACGAAAATATCTGCGCTTGGGGTTGAAGAGCAACGAGTGAATGTCATTATTGATATCATTACACCCCATAAACTATGGAAGAGCCTTGGTGATGGATACAAGGTAGATGTAGAAATTATTCTTTTTGAGTCGGCTCATTCCCTTGTGGTGCCTATGAGTGCTTTATTTAGGGATGAAGACCATTGGGCAGTTTTTGTTGTGAAGAAGCATAGAGCTTATAAGCAAAGAGTAG
- a CDS encoding ABC transporter permease, which yields MVTALNKKLWRDVIKLKSQIMTIALVVCSGVSVLIASVNTYVSLKNAQQEFYSNYHFADVFASLKRAPNYLEKRITEISGVSQVETRIVEDVVLDLPWMPEPAVGRFISLSNNDTSGLNQLFLRQGRLPDPNRHDEILVNESFAKSHHLKTGDGIIALLNGYREKLKIVGIVLSPEYVYAIRGEDLLPDNRHFGVFWMNRKPLSAAFGMEDAFNDINIKLAPNASEQFVMSQLERIFHSYGLTVSYTRKDQISDRFVTNEIKQQKIIATYIPPVFLIVAAFLLNSVTGRLISKEREQIATLKALGYRDLAIAYHYIKIILVIIFIGALGGVALGAWFGNLMTQLYTEYFIFPKFPYIFSYLAAIIGILICFLAAIFGALRAIHQVISLMPAVAMKPPIPMMYRATMLEKIKFFSRFPSSVKMVYRYIFRHFLRTLFTCVGIALAMAIVILGLFWQDAIRYLINTQFIMAQREHAVVSFVNPINKIALKELNQIIGITNSEGYRIVPARFAYQHRSELSSLFGISERAQLKVLFDKHLNRITIPTHGLLISGGLAERLHLDVGDRLDIELLEGNKAKTQLKVKGIINDYVGMFAYIEIEALNRLLNEDRLINSAAITVDTKQVKNLYKEVKEIPKIGTITFKTSIIKTFEETFAKHILVFTTILASFAIIIAVSVVYNNASITLAERARELTTLQVLGFTQGEVSTLLFLNHLFEIILSTPLGLIIGYFLSWSILQLMQTDWFKIPFVIEPRTYIISIVVIFFSSLISFYIIQRKAGHLNLTSVLKVAD from the coding sequence ATGGTAACCGCATTAAACAAAAAATTATGGCGTGATGTGATAAAACTAAAAAGTCAAATTATGACCATCGCATTGGTTGTTTGCAGTGGCGTGAGTGTTTTAATCGCATCAGTCAATACCTATGTATCTTTAAAAAATGCGCAACAGGAATTTTATTCCAATTATCATTTTGCCGATGTATTTGCTTCATTGAAAAGAGCGCCGAACTATTTAGAGAAGCGAATAACAGAAATTTCGGGTGTATCCCAAGTGGAGACGCGGATTGTAGAAGATGTAGTGCTTGATTTACCTTGGATGCCAGAACCTGCAGTAGGACGTTTTATATCCCTATCAAATAATGATACCTCAGGTCTTAATCAATTATTTTTACGGCAAGGAAGACTGCCTGATCCGAATCGTCATGATGAAATATTGGTAAATGAAAGTTTTGCCAAGAGCCATCATTTAAAAACCGGTGATGGCATTATTGCCTTATTAAATGGGTATAGAGAAAAACTAAAAATTGTTGGTATTGTTTTATCACCTGAATATGTATATGCCATTCGTGGCGAAGATTTGCTGCCTGACAATCGCCATTTTGGCGTATTTTGGATGAATCGAAAGCCATTAAGTGCTGCATTTGGAATGGAGGATGCTTTTAATGACATTAATATTAAGCTCGCACCCAATGCCTCAGAACAATTTGTAATGAGTCAATTAGAAAGAATTTTTCATTCTTATGGTTTGACGGTTAGTTACACACGAAAAGATCAAATATCAGATCGATTTGTAACGAATGAAATAAAACAACAAAAAATTATTGCAACCTATATACCTCCTGTTTTCTTAATCGTGGCAGCATTTTTATTAAATTCAGTTACAGGACGTTTAATCAGTAAGGAGCGCGAACAAATAGCCACCTTAAAGGCCTTAGGCTATCGTGATTTAGCCATTGCATATCATTATATTAAAATAATTCTGGTGATTATTTTCATTGGAGCACTTGGTGGAGTCGCATTAGGAGCATGGTTTGGTAATTTAATGACTCAGCTATATACCGAATATTTTATATTCCCAAAGTTTCCCTATATTTTTTCATATCTTGCGGCCATCATTGGAATCTTAATTTGCTTTTTAGCGGCCATTTTTGGGGCATTGCGAGCGATTCATCAGGTAATAAGCCTTATGCCTGCTGTAGCGATGAAACCGCCAATCCCTATGATGTATCGAGCAACCATGCTGGAAAAAATCAAATTTTTTTCCAGATTTCCCAGCAGTGTGAAAATGGTATATCGCTATATTTTCCGTCATTTTTTACGCACGCTATTTACCTGTGTGGGTATCGCATTAGCCATGGCCATCGTAATCCTCGGATTATTTTGGCAAGATGCGATACGTTATCTCATAAATACCCAATTTATTATGGCGCAACGGGAGCATGCGGTAGTTAGCTTTGTGAATCCCATCAATAAAATCGCTTTAAAGGAATTAAATCAAATTATCGGGATCACAAATAGTGAAGGTTATCGTATTGTACCCGCCCGCTTCGCTTATCAACATCGAAGCGAACTGTCCTCATTGTTTGGTATCTCTGAACGTGCACAATTAAAAGTATTATTCGACAAACATCTTAATCGCATCACCATCCCCACACATGGATTGTTAATCAGCGGGGGGTTAGCCGAACGATTGCATCTGGATGTTGGTGATCGGCTGGATATTGAACTGCTTGAAGGGAACAAAGCAAAAACTCAATTGAAAGTAAAAGGAATTATAAATGACTACGTAGGAATGTTCGCTTATATCGAAATTGAAGCACTTAACCGGTTATTAAATGAAGATCGGTTAATCAACTCCGCAGCGATTACTGTAGACACAAAACAGGTCAAAAATTTATATAAAGAAGTAAAAGAAATACCCAAAATAGGCACTATTACATTTAAAACCTCGATAATTAAGACATTTGAGGAAACTTTTGCAAAACATATCCTTGTATTTACCACTATTCTTGCCAGCTTTGCCATTATTATTGCGGTGAGTGTTGTTTATAATAATGCGAGCATTACCTTGGCCGAACGAGCCAGAGAGCTAACTACACTGCAAGTTTTAGGATTTACTCAAGGAGAGGTATCTACGTTACTTTTTTTAAATCACCTGTTTGAGATAATACTCTCTACCCCTTTAGGATTAATTATCGGGTATTTTTTGTCCTGGTCTATACTGCAATTAATGCAAACAGATTGGTTTAAAATTCCTTTTGTTATTGAACCTAGAACCTATATTATCTCAATTGTGGTTATATTTTTTTCGAGCTTAATTAGTTTTTATATTATTCAGCGTAAAGCCGGTCATCTCAATTTAACCTCTGTATTAAAGGTAGCAGACTGA
- a CDS encoding ABC transporter ATP-binding protein — protein sequence MPKAPAFIIRNLTKTYLMGEVVIHALRCISLDLYQGELVVFLGPSGSGKSTLLNIIGGLDVPSSGEVIYKDHQITASSQHDLTRYRREHVGFVFQFYNLISNLTALENVSIVTEIAENPMRPEEAIKLLGLENRMNHFPSQLSGGEQQRVAIARAIAKNPDVLLCDEPTGALDCETGKIVLGTLALANQKLNTTVVIITHNIVISEMADRVIHIADGSITKILKNKYKRKPEELEW from the coding sequence ATGCCAAAAGCTCCAGCATTTATCATTCGCAATTTGACTAAAACCTATTTAATGGGCGAAGTGGTTATTCATGCTTTGCGATGTATTAGTCTTGATTTATATCAAGGGGAGCTCGTTGTATTTTTAGGGCCGTCGGGGAGCGGAAAGTCGACGCTCTTAAACATAATCGGTGGATTGGATGTGCCTTCATCTGGTGAAGTAATTTATAAAGATCATCAGATTACTGCATCGAGTCAACATGATTTAACCCGCTATCGGCGCGAGCATGTAGGATTTGTTTTCCAATTTTATAATCTGATTTCCAACCTTACTGCATTAGAGAATGTCTCTATCGTTACTGAAATTGCAGAGAATCCAATGCGTCCTGAGGAGGCAATTAAATTACTGGGCTTAGAAAATCGGATGAATCATTTTCCCTCGCAATTATCTGGTGGAGAACAACAACGCGTTGCCATAGCTCGGGCTATAGCTAAGAACCCCGATGTCCTTTTATGTGATGAACCTACAGGAGCACTTGATTGCGAGACCGGTAAAATTGTTTTGGGAACACTTGCTTTAGCTAACCAAAAGTTGAATACCACTGTAGTCATAATTACCCATAATATTGTGATCAGTGAGATGGCTGATCGAGTCATTCATATAGCAGATGGTTCAATAACCAAGATATTAAAGAATAAATACAAACGAAAACCAGAAGAGTTGGAATGGTAA
- a CDS encoding DUF4864 domain-containing protein — translation MDAPKFCKHCGNNLISDAQFCSHCGAKIETDSFTPIQKTYPPQVNHQKSPTLVLIFGLFLGVLGIHRIYLGKIATGILMLITGGGFGIWYLVDLILLVTNKFEDKNGNLIQLTQNPSPFKKVMLVIGAVFAWLLLYVGTVFIIIFLLISGLTYPINQQLSALKSGDLEKAYSYTSKDFQKATSFADFKKFINHYPSLKNNASAFFNERMIENNMGIVKGTLTAKDGAKTPIEYRLIWEDGAWKILNIKLSSTGAGINVALNSLALLNEPTPQESAWINFENKGNKYTLKYPSTWEYIKAGKGTVVFRGKKDTPSYHTTITIQTLLTKKNKGQYSTIQELKDDLKSQIFANTTEPKLLAQGEMELPQNPKRFHGEYLIFTYKYKNNEYKQMYVIILRDDELAFYTWSYASLIKQYDADLPIAKGMYESWTIY, via the coding sequence ATGGATGCACCTAAATTTTGTAAACATTGCGGAAACAACCTCATATCCGATGCTCAGTTCTGTAGTCATTGCGGGGCAAAAATTGAAACAGACTCCTTCACACCGATACAAAAAACCTACCCCCCCCAAGTCAATCATCAGAAATCCCCCACCCTTGTTCTTATTTTTGGATTATTTTTAGGAGTTTTAGGGATTCACCGAATTTATTTAGGAAAAATCGCGACCGGTATATTAATGCTGATTACCGGAGGAGGATTTGGGATTTGGTATTTAGTCGATTTAATCCTATTAGTGACGAACAAGTTTGAAGATAAAAACGGCAACTTGATTCAACTGACCCAAAATCCATCTCCATTTAAAAAAGTAATGTTAGTAATAGGGGCCGTTTTTGCCTGGTTGTTACTCTATGTTGGAACGGTGTTTATAATCATATTCCTGCTGATAAGCGGCTTGACTTACCCCATTAATCAACAACTCAGTGCATTAAAATCAGGAGACCTTGAAAAAGCATACTCCTATACCTCAAAAGATTTCCAGAAAGCCACTTCTTTTGCTGATTTCAAAAAATTTATCAATCACTATCCTTCATTAAAAAATAATGCGAGTGCATTTTTTAACGAGCGAATGATTGAAAATAATATGGGCATTGTGAAAGGGACGTTGACTGCAAAAGATGGAGCAAAAACACCAATTGAATATCGCTTAATATGGGAGGATGGGGCATGGAAGATATTAAATATTAAGCTAAGTTCTACGGGAGCAGGAATAAATGTAGCGCTTAACTCCCTCGCCTTATTAAACGAGCCGACACCACAAGAATCTGCATGGATTAATTTTGAGAATAAAGGGAATAAATACACCCTTAAATACCCTAGTACCTGGGAATATATTAAAGCAGGAAAAGGAACAGTCGTCTTTAGAGGTAAAAAGGATACGCCTTCTTACCATACAACGATTACTATCCAAACCCTTTTGACCAAAAAAAATAAAGGGCAATACTCAACCATTCAAGAACTAAAAGATGATTTAAAATCACAAATTTTTGCGAACACCACCGAACCTAAATTATTAGCTCAAGGAGAGATGGAGCTGCCTCAAAATCCCAAGAGATTTCACGGAGAATATTTAATATTTACTTATAAATATAAAAATAACGAATACAAACAAATGTATGTGATCATTTTAAGGGACGATGAATTAGCTTTTTATACTTGGAGCTATGCGTCCCTAATAAAACAATATGATGCAGATCTTCCTATTGCTAAGGGCATGTATGAATCATGGACTATTTACTAA
- a CDS encoding SagB/ThcOx family dehydrogenase, translating into MEFWRRKRMFLLIIAILICLYLIMTPKKLSKEPQISPHSKPLIEIKLPKPAYTSHISIEEALKKRRSVRQYKNEAITLRHVAQLLWASQGITSNNGFRTAPSAGALYPLEVYLVSGNIDSLPPGIYHYIPAKHLLQRLKNDDVRNQLATAAWGQKAIQLGAVDVVITAQFSRTLNQYGDKGASFVFMEAGHAAQNIYLQSVSLNLGTVSIGAFDGNQVKAILGIQEEPLYILPIGKI; encoded by the coding sequence ATGGAATTTTGGCGGCGCAAACGAATGTTTCTCTTGATAATCGCAATCCTGATTTGTCTATACTTAATTATGACGCCAAAAAAATTATCGAAAGAGCCCCAAATAAGCCCACACTCGAAACCTCTAATTGAAATAAAATTACCTAAACCCGCATACACAAGTCATATCTCAATTGAAGAAGCATTAAAAAAACGTCGCTCGGTAAGACAGTATAAAAATGAAGCAATAACACTCCGGCACGTTGCACAATTACTCTGGGCATCGCAAGGGATAACCTCAAATAACGGCTTTCGTACTGCGCCTTCTGCAGGAGCCCTCTATCCATTGGAAGTTTATTTAGTCAGTGGAAATATAGACTCTTTACCACCTGGCATATACCACTACATACCGGCAAAACATCTTTTGCAACGGTTAAAAAACGATGATGTACGCAATCAACTTGCTACAGCAGCTTGGGGACAAAAAGCTATCCAATTAGGGGCTGTTGATGTTGTTATAACAGCTCAATTTTCTCGAACACTAAATCAATATGGTGATAAAGGAGCATCCTTTGTTTTTATGGAAGCAGGCCATGCAGCACAAAATATTTATCTGCAATCTGTGTCATTAAATCTTGGGACTGTATCCATAGGAGCATTTGATGGAAATCAAGTTAAAGCAATCTTGGGTATCCAAGAAGAACCCTTGTATATCCTACCTATAGGGAAAATTTAA
- a CDS encoding DUF5621 domain-containing protein, protein MKDTVSFFFLGTDCHRSKYEDVLTAFHQAAEGAEKAGAKVATHLFDGVGSEPDPRCTDHPTPGRYIYDPVQKAKVKATDEILSGIKDLMKLVTGRLLGDGMDDLLFEATLFLQQLIIENGGEMPKTVNLHGYSRGADACVRLANLLDNLYPDVKVNLFLVDHVPGAGRADDPNSYIIPKNVQRLEAAVMLHEYKPGFDPQDRSRYVFASPHTTKVAIKVYPGWHGKAMLLTPEKKTNHVPKLLHDDLYRFCQETGSLAENAPRPPYKMVMNNQWTEFQDKPAKPLTPGKRFEYYNEMRDCWWLYSKGPALNTRQVLSNHMHYSQDHRLFVNQEHGELFQKLYPKLYQWFYEGKSIDETEVRTELQRLSEEHEEFYPKFCKINHIKEIGPLPKPRKVTLHFRRPLGATLVDDERSFLEQAIISVTNYENHLKETNSSPIKFALDRLQEFLNKTANLDDQQATAILKNQLRKVVLFLKNYNQQESYLYRQLRKVCHSFQYIDEVSALLEAHLKHDLTLHPQQQDYITNLKTELNAIKDDPTLNYMEKNKAAKSKVSSLSLHLQSPDAQELMYNFHAKNFYPNAQYTLPVLLKSLNQLNAPGFSEMSVASDIAKKFEAYSLRNLFWDAVHKLLSNVITLPPFFSPKKSELAHRIYLKLNELDEEGHGNDLGQISTILAQGQQELHESYREEGKPLLGEFDKIMIQAHGLLNLEINAFPFSDVNPEIPQNA, encoded by the coding sequence ATGAAAGACACTGTAAGTTTTTTCTTCCTAGGCACCGACTGTCATCGCAGTAAGTATGAAGATGTACTGACTGCTTTTCATCAGGCAGCTGAGGGAGCCGAGAAGGCTGGAGCCAAGGTTGCAACTCATCTGTTCGATGGCGTAGGCTCAGAGCCAGATCCGAGGTGTACCGATCATCCAACTCCTGGGCGCTACATTTATGATCCCGTTCAAAAAGCAAAAGTGAAAGCCACAGATGAAATACTTTCGGGTATAAAAGACCTTATGAAGTTGGTCACCGGCCGCTTGCTGGGTGATGGCATGGATGATTTATTGTTTGAAGCAACTTTGTTTCTACAACAACTTATCATTGAAAATGGTGGGGAGATGCCTAAAACCGTCAATTTGCATGGTTATAGCCGCGGCGCTGATGCCTGTGTGAGGTTAGCTAATTTACTGGATAATTTGTACCCTGATGTCAAAGTAAATTTATTTTTGGTTGACCATGTACCGGGTGCCGGGCGGGCAGATGATCCCAATTCCTATATTATTCCTAAAAACGTACAAAGACTCGAGGCAGCAGTAATGTTGCATGAATACAAACCTGGTTTTGATCCTCAAGATAGAAGCAGGTATGTTTTTGCAAGCCCGCATACGACAAAAGTTGCTATAAAAGTGTATCCTGGCTGGCATGGAAAGGCGATGCTGTTAACTCCTGAAAAAAAAACAAATCATGTGCCAAAATTATTACATGATGATTTGTATCGCTTTTGTCAGGAAACCGGTAGTTTAGCAGAAAATGCCCCCCGCCCACCTTATAAGATGGTCATGAATAATCAATGGACAGAATTTCAAGATAAGCCAGCTAAGCCATTAACCCCGGGGAAACGCTTTGAATATTACAATGAGATGCGGGATTGCTGGTGGCTCTACTCGAAAGGTCCGGCCCTTAACACTCGACAAGTTCTAAGTAACCATATGCATTATAGTCAGGATCATCGTTTATTTGTGAATCAGGAACATGGCGAATTGTTCCAGAAATTGTATCCTAAGCTATATCAATGGTTCTATGAAGGAAAGAGTATTGATGAAACAGAAGTACGTACGGAGTTACAACGATTGAGTGAGGAACACGAAGAGTTTTACCCCAAATTTTGCAAAATTAATCATATTAAAGAGATTGGTCCTTTACCTAAACCACGAAAAGTAACCCTTCATTTTCGTCGTCCCTTAGGTGCTACTTTGGTCGATGATGAACGTTCCTTTCTTGAGCAAGCAATCATTTCGGTAACTAATTATGAAAATCATCTCAAGGAAACTAATTCATCACCCATCAAATTTGCCTTAGACCGTCTACAGGAATTTTTGAATAAAACTGCCAATCTGGATGACCAACAAGCAACGGCGATTTTAAAAAATCAACTAAGAAAGGTTGTTCTTTTTTTAAAAAATTACAATCAACAAGAATCTTATTTATATCGTCAGTTACGTAAAGTGTGTCACTCATTTCAATATATCGATGAGGTCAGTGCTTTGCTTGAGGCTCACTTAAAACACGATCTTACTCTTCATCCACAACAACAAGACTATATTACAAACCTCAAAACAGAACTGAATGCAATCAAAGATGATCCTACCTTAAATTATATGGAAAAAAATAAAGCTGCTAAATCTAAAGTCAGTAGCCTGTCATTACACCTGCAATCTCCTGATGCTCAAGAGTTAATGTACAATTTCCATGCAAAAAATTTTTATCCAAATGCACAATATACCCTTCCCGTCCTTTTAAAATCATTAAATCAGTTAAATGCCCCAGGCTTTTCTGAAATGAGTGTAGCGAGCGATATAGCAAAGAAATTTGAAGCCTACTCTTTGCGCAACCTGTTTTGGGATGCTGTTCATAAGCTCTTATCTAATGTAATTACTCTTCCTCCATTTTTTTCACCCAAAAAATCAGAATTAGCCCACCGCATTTATTTGAAATTAAATGAACTCGATGAAGAGGGTCACGGCAATGATTTAGGGCAAATTTCAACAATACTTGCCCAAGGACAACAGGAGTTACACGAAAGCTACAGGGAAGAAGGAAAACCATTATTAGGCGAGTTCGACAAAATTATGATTCAAGCACATGGCCTACTTAATCTGGAAATAAATGCTTTTCCTTTTTCAGATGTTAACCCTGAAATCCCTCAAAATGCATAA
- a CDS encoding SH2 domain-containing protein: MQEKNQSEAPACYYNIDRKEAEKRLLNMPFGTFLLRPTSQQDAVAALSIVIRGKSSDIKVLHLLVTQNPADEHTLTLQNHPGNFQDLKTMMLRLTRERNWIPLNQIEAVKGMDGLRGSSLLSMTWEQLDLKDQHIEKALASKPIGTFIFSLGKVNSSHSWVMSLKISPSTHWDIGLYIKKNGFCEKSLLLPSRRPVIEIPKSINEIIRFNGGRYFADECTYQYSKGELISQPIFIEPLKLKSATIEGYIKSIEEGKVEEIKSLFKNLSKVQKRALLKLPLYIHPSTQDRDFTQGYTSKPIDLATSPDMKELLSKEEEKLNNLTQQALMGLFKGNALPQDVARIITSYLEFTDGLHISQTSKELHKDANSDAEEHKPKC; the protein is encoded by the coding sequence ATGCAAGAAAAAAATCAATCTGAAGCCCCTGCATGTTATTATAATATTGACCGCAAAGAAGCTGAAAAGCGTCTCCTCAACATGCCCTTTGGAACCTTTTTATTGCGCCCTACTAGTCAACAAGATGCCGTCGCTGCATTAAGTATTGTGATCAGAGGAAAATCTTCAGATATCAAGGTGCTCCATTTGTTAGTCACCCAAAATCCAGCTGATGAGCATACGCTTACCCTACAAAATCACCCGGGCAACTTCCAAGATCTGAAAACGATGATGCTACGACTTACCAGGGAGAGAAATTGGATTCCTTTAAATCAAATTGAAGCGGTGAAAGGAATGGACGGTCTGCGAGGCTCCTCTCTGCTGTCAATGACATGGGAACAATTGGATCTTAAAGATCAGCACATTGAGAAGGCGCTGGCATCAAAGCCCATTGGAACCTTTATTTTTTCCCTAGGAAAAGTAAATAGCTCGCATTCTTGGGTGATGTCTCTAAAAATTAGTCCGTCTACTCATTGGGATATCGGGCTTTATATTAAAAAGAATGGGTTTTGTGAAAAATCTTTATTATTACCTAGTAGAAGGCCAGTCATTGAAATTCCAAAATCAATTAATGAAATTATTCGTTTTAACGGTGGCCGCTATTTTGCAGATGAATGCACTTATCAATATTCTAAGGGAGAACTGATAAGCCAGCCAATATTTATCGAACCATTGAAGCTGAAGAGCGCAACAATTGAAGGTTATATTAAATCAATCGAAGAAGGTAAGGTAGAGGAGATTAAAAGTCTCTTTAAAAACCTGTCTAAAGTACAAAAGCGGGCATTGCTTAAGCTCCCTCTCTACATTCACCCCTCTACTCAAGATAGGGATTTTACCCAAGGCTACACTTCAAAACCAATCGATTTAGCAACTAGCCCGGATATGAAAGAGTTGCTGAGCAAAGAAGAAGAGAAGCTCAATAATTTGACGCAACAGGCACTTATGGGACTGTTTAAGGGAAATGCGTTGCCTCAAGATGTTGCTCGCATCATTACGAGCTATTTAGAGTTTACCGATGGCTTGCATATTTCTCAAACAAGTAAAGAGCTACATAAGGACGCAAACTCTGATGCAGAGGAACATAAGCCTAAGTGTTAA
- the gabT gene encoding 4-aminobutyrate--2-oxoglutarate transaminase codes for MNQINIKTQIPGPKSQMLMEQRHKHVARGPFHATPIFVERAKGSFVEDVDGNVFLDFSSGIGVVNTGHCPDTVVNALKAQADKFMHTSFNILPYEGYIKVCEKLNHHTPGNFEKKSILLNSGAEAVENAIKVARAYTGKQAVICFDHAYHGRTYMAMALTAKNKPYKHGFGPFLSEIHRAPIPYEYRWQGINCVEECFHDFAELVNFRVGVENVAAVILEPVLGEGGFIQFPALFLQKLRAFCTANNIVLIADEIQSGFGRTGNLFAMKTMGVDPDLTVSAKGLGGGTVLAAVTGKAEMMDAAMVGGLGGTFGGNPLSCAAALEVFKIFEEGALLKHVATLSKVLHTQLSGFKEKYELVGDFRGLGVMQAIELVEDKTTKEPNKAAADRLTRFCLEHGLVVLSCGGYGNVIRLLMPLSTGVNDLEIGLSIIEKGLKTM; via the coding sequence ATGAATCAAATTAATATTAAAACACAAATACCAGGACCAAAATCGCAAATGTTGATGGAACAACGTCATAAACATGTTGCGCGCGGTCCATTCCACGCGACTCCCATCTTTGTGGAACGAGCAAAAGGCTCGTTTGTAGAAGATGTAGATGGTAATGTATTTTTGGATTTCTCATCGGGAATTGGTGTGGTGAATACAGGACACTGTCCCGATACGGTGGTCAACGCACTCAAGGCACAGGCTGATAAATTCATGCACACGAGTTTTAATATTCTTCCGTATGAAGGCTATATTAAGGTGTGTGAAAAATTAAACCATCACACTCCGGGGAATTTTGAAAAAAAATCAATCCTGTTGAATTCAGGTGCTGAAGCGGTAGAAAATGCGATTAAAGTGGCGCGTGCCTACACCGGAAAACAAGCAGTGATTTGTTTTGATCATGCTTATCATGGTCGTACTTACATGGCGATGGCACTTACCGCAAAGAATAAACCCTACAAGCATGGATTTGGGCCATTTCTTTCAGAAATTCATCGGGCACCCATTCCTTATGAGTATCGTTGGCAGGGAATAAATTGTGTCGAAGAGTGTTTTCATGATTTTGCTGAGCTCGTTAATTTTCGAGTCGGTGTTGAAAATGTTGCGGCAGTGATTTTAGAGCCCGTGTTAGGAGAGGGGGGATTCATACAATTTCCAGCCCTTTTTTTACAAAAACTGCGAGCGTTTTGCACGGCGAACAACATAGTGCTCATTGCCGATGAAATTCAATCGGGTTTCGGACGTACAGGCAATCTATTTGCGATGAAGACTATGGGAGTGGATCCTGACCTTACTGTCTCAGCAAAAGGGCTAGGAGGGGGGACGGTCCTCGCCGCCGTAACCGGCAAAGCGGAAATGATGGATGCTGCAATGGTGGGTGGGTTGGGCGGAACCTTTGGAGGAAATCCACTGAGTTGTGCGGCCGCTCTAGAAGTATTCAAAATATTTGAGGAAGGAGCGCTTTTGAAACATGTCGCCACTCTTTCAAAAGTACTTCACACTCAGCTTTCTGGATTTAAAGAAAAATATGAACTAGTCGGTGATTTTCGTGGTTTGGGTGTAATGCAAGCCATTGAACTGGTGGAAGATAAAACTACTAAAGAACCAAATAAAGCGGCAGCAGACCGATTAACACGATTTTGTTTGGAGCATGGACTGGTAGTGCTTAGCTGTGGAGGATATGGCAATGTAATTCGCCTCCTCATGCCGCTTTCTACTGGTGTCAACGATTTAGAAATCGGACTTTCTATCATTGAAAAAGGACTTAAGACAATGTAA